The following proteins are encoded in a genomic region of Bacillus sp. FJAT-22090:
- the folE gene encoding GTP cyclohydrolase I FolE yields MTNVDLKKIEKAVTMILEAVGEDPSREGLLDTPKRVSKMYAEMFEGLHQDPKEYFKTVFNEDHEELVLVKDIPFYSMCEHHLVPFYGKAHVAYIPRDGVVTGLSKLARAVETTARRPQLQERITSTIAESIMDMLNPHGVYVVIEAEHMCMTMRGIKKPGAKTITAVAKGILEKDEVKRSEILSFIQMK; encoded by the coding sequence ATGACAAATGTCGATCTGAAAAAAATAGAAAAAGCAGTTACAATGATTTTAGAAGCTGTTGGCGAGGATCCTTCGAGGGAAGGGTTACTAGACACACCAAAAAGAGTTTCAAAAATGTACGCTGAAATGTTCGAAGGATTACATCAAGATCCAAAAGAATATTTTAAAACTGTTTTTAACGAGGACCATGAAGAACTAGTATTAGTCAAAGACATACCGTTCTATTCAATGTGTGAACACCATTTAGTTCCTTTTTATGGGAAAGCACATGTTGCGTATATTCCTAGAGATGGAGTAGTAACAGGACTAAGTAAATTAGCTAGGGCAGTAGAAACTACTGCAAGACGCCCCCAGCTTCAAGAAAGGATTACATCCACTATAGCGGAAAGCATAATGGATATGCTAAATCCCCACGGTGTTTATGTTGTAATCGAAGCTGAACATATGTGTATGACAATGCGAGGTATAAAGAAACCTGGTGCTAAAACAATTACTGCAGTAGCAAAAGGTATCTTAGAAAAAGATGAAGTGAAAAGATCGGAAATATTGTCTTTTATACAGATGAAGTAA
- a CDS encoding HU family DNA-binding protein, translating into MNKTELVNSVAEAADLSKKDASKAVEAVFESIQTALASGEKVQLIGFGNFEVRERAARKGRNPQTGKEIDIAASKVPAFKPGKALKDAVK; encoded by the coding sequence ATGAATAAAACAGAATTAGTGAACTCTGTTGCTGAAGCTGCGGATCTTTCTAAAAAAGACGCATCTAAAGCAGTTGAAGCTGTATTTGAATCAATTCAAACTGCACTTGCAAGTGGTGAAAAAGTTCAATTAATCGGTTTTGGTAACTTTGAAGTTCGTGAACGTGCTGCACGTAAAGGACGTAACCCACAAACAGGTAAAGAAATCGACATCGCAGCAAGCAAGGTGCCTGCTTTTAAACCAGGTAAAGCGCTTAAAGACGCAGTAAAATAA
- the spoIVA gene encoding stage IV sporulation protein A, translated as MTNKLYEQIAERTNGDVYIGVVGPVRVGKSTFVKRVMELVVIPNIKEESERIRAQDELPQSSPGNVIMTAEPKFVPAHGTNIYLGEEQLRLQIRLVDCVGYMIDGIKTHSGEDGQKLVHTPWHSEAIPFEEAARIGTDKVIRDHSTIGIVVTTDGSVNNIPRKAAESAEREIIAQLKEIGKPFVIVLNSKLPGHVDTIQLCEDLQKEHEVPVIAVAVDRMTAEEIQYILQQALYEFPITDIELVKPDWTDVLEPDHFVNNAITSSLQEWLQIVSKMRDVKELASRFKQVPFIQSADVVEANPGRGSACIQIGLKPEVFQEVCDEWLEEPIQTKKDWLLFVKEASTARKAYNKFSEALEAAKTHGYGVSLPTIQDFQPSAPEIIKQNNFYGVSLKAKAASLHIIRVDMEAEFAPLIGSEFHSQQLLKDLKHGYLHDRDALWQTQVFGTSLVEVMKESLRYKTENVSEIAKKRMRETIERMVNEGDRGLVTFIL; from the coding sequence ATGACAAATAAACTTTATGAACAAATAGCAGAGCGTACTAATGGAGATGTGTATATTGGTGTTGTAGGACCAGTTCGTGTTGGAAAATCTACATTTGTAAAGCGTGTAATGGAGCTTGTAGTTATTCCAAATATAAAAGAGGAATCGGAAAGAATACGTGCACAGGATGAACTTCCACAAAGTTCTCCAGGTAATGTAATTATGACAGCAGAGCCCAAATTTGTTCCTGCACATGGAACGAATATTTATCTGGGCGAAGAGCAGTTACGCTTACAAATTAGATTAGTAGATTGTGTAGGTTATATGATTGATGGAATAAAAACGCATTCAGGCGAAGATGGTCAAAAATTAGTGCATACACCTTGGCATAGTGAAGCCATCCCATTTGAAGAGGCTGCAAGAATTGGAACAGATAAAGTAATTCGAGATCATTCAACAATCGGTATAGTAGTAACAACAGATGGCTCGGTTAATAATATTCCAAGAAAAGCTGCTGAAAGTGCGGAAAGAGAAATCATTGCTCAACTGAAAGAAATCGGTAAACCTTTTGTTATTGTATTAAATAGTAAATTGCCTGGTCATGTTGATACTATTCAATTATGTGAAGACTTACAGAAAGAGCATGAAGTGCCGGTTATTGCGGTTGCTGTCGATCGAATGACTGCGGAGGAAATTCAATACATACTCCAACAAGCACTTTATGAATTTCCGATTACGGATATTGAACTAGTTAAACCTGATTGGACTGATGTATTAGAACCAGATCATTTCGTGAATAATGCAATTACATCCTCCTTGCAGGAATGGCTTCAAATTGTATCTAAAATGAGAGATGTGAAAGAGCTGGCTTCACGATTTAAACAAGTTCCTTTCATTCAATCTGCAGATGTTGTGGAAGCTAATCCTGGGCGTGGATCAGCATGTATCCAAATTGGCTTAAAACCTGAGGTATTTCAAGAAGTGTGTGACGAATGGTTAGAAGAACCTATTCAAACTAAAAAAGACTGGCTCCTGTTTGTGAAAGAAGCTTCAACAGCTAGAAAGGCATATAACAAATTTTCAGAGGCTTTAGAGGCTGCCAAAACACATGGTTACGGTGTTTCGCTACCAACTATCCAAGACTTCCAACCGTCTGCACCTGAAATTATAAAGCAAAATAATTTCTACGGTGTTAGCCTAAAGGCTAAGGCAGCTTCGCTTCATATAATCCGTGTTGACATGGAAGCTGAATTTGCGCCGCTGATAGGATCAGAATTCCATAGCCAACAACTGTTAAAAGATTTAAAGCATGGCTATTTACATGATCGAGATGCATTATGGCAAACACAAGTCTTTGGTACTTCACTTGTAGAAGTTATGAAAGAAAGTTTGCGATATAAAACAGAGAATGTTTCGGAAATTGCAAAGAAGAGAATGCGTGAAACAATTGAAAGAATGGTAAATGAAGGAGATAGAGGTTTAGTAACATTTATTTTATAA
- a CDS encoding DUF2768 domain-containing protein — translation MLLISSMDKMWISFGSMGSMFLAMLFMFFVKTKLQNKFLKAIFGLIAYILLFIGFITMVYIIFNPTKA, via the coding sequence ATGTTATTGATATCATCTATGGATAAGATGTGGATTTCATTTGGTTCAATGGGCAGTATGTTTTTAGCTATGTTGTTTATGTTCTTTGTTAAGACGAAACTACAAAACAAATTTCTAAAAGCTATATTTGGTTTGATTGCATACATATTATTATTTATTGGATTTATCACAATGGTATATATTATCTTTAATCCAACAAAAGCTTAG
- a CDS encoding NAD(P)H-dependent glycerol-3-phosphate dehydrogenase, with translation MEKITVLGAGSWGTALAMVLANNNHDCLLWSHRENQAAEINTEHTNKKYLPETVLPSNLKATSSFETAIKHANTIVIAVPTKAIRDVCRDMKEHLNSKKLFVHVSKGIEPDSFKRISEMIVDEIPTINVEAIVVLSGPSHAEEVVLNHPTTITAASENMEAAKQVQDLFMNNSFRVYTNDDVIGVEIGAALKNVIALAAGIVDGLGYGDNAKAALITRGLAEITRLGISLGAQPYTFSGLTGMGDLIATCTSVHSRNWRAGNMLGKGASLEKVLNEIGMVVEGVRTTKAAYQLAQKQQVDMPITEALYSVLFENISPKEAVDILMHRTKKHELEDYKTF, from the coding sequence ATGGAGAAGATAACTGTATTAGGAGCTGGTAGCTGGGGTACAGCTCTAGCAATGGTACTAGCTAATAACAATCATGATTGTCTCCTTTGGTCACATAGAGAAAACCAAGCAGCTGAAATAAATACTGAACATACAAATAAAAAGTATCTACCAGAAACCGTTTTACCGAGTAACCTAAAAGCAACTAGTAGCTTTGAAACAGCTATCAAACATGCAAATACCATTGTAATTGCGGTTCCTACGAAGGCGATTCGAGATGTTTGTCGTGATATGAAAGAGCATTTAAATAGTAAAAAACTGTTTGTGCATGTTTCGAAGGGGATAGAACCTGATTCATTCAAACGTATTTCTGAAATGATTGTAGATGAAATACCTACAATCAATGTGGAAGCAATTGTTGTATTATCTGGTCCGAGCCATGCAGAAGAAGTTGTCTTAAACCACCCTACTACTATTACTGCTGCGAGTGAGAATATGGAAGCTGCTAAACAGGTTCAAGACTTATTTATGAACAATTCTTTTCGAGTATATACGAATGATGACGTGATTGGTGTAGAAATAGGGGCTGCCCTTAAAAATGTAATTGCTTTAGCTGCAGGTATTGTTGATGGATTAGGCTATGGTGATAATGCAAAGGCTGCGCTTATAACAAGAGGCCTAGCAGAAATTACGAGGTTAGGTATTAGTTTAGGCGCACAACCTTATACATTTTCAGGTTTAACTGGGATGGGAGACTTGATTGCCACGTGTACAAGCGTCCATTCTAGAAACTGGAGAGCTGGAAATATGCTTGGCAAAGGTGCATCGCTTGAAAAAGTACTAAATGAGATAGGTATGGTAGTAGAGGGCGTTCGAACTACGAAAGCTGCTTATCAACTAGCTCAAAAACAACAGGTGGATATGCCTATTACTGAAGCGCTTTATTCTGTTTTATTTGAAAATATAAGTCCTAAAGAGGCAGTAGATATACTAATGCATAGAACGAAGAAACATGAGTTAGAGGATTATAAAACTTTCTAA
- the der gene encoding ribosome biogenesis GTPase Der, whose protein sequence is MTKPVVAIVGRPNVGKSTIFNRIVGERVSIVEDIPGVTRDRIYSSADWLTHEFNIIDTGGIELSDEPFLEQIKQQAEIAMDEADVIVFLTNGREGVTSADEYVAKILYKTKKPVVLAVNKIDNPDMREMIYDFYALGMGEPYPISGSHGLGLGDLLDEVAKNFPDLEDQEYGEDVIKFSLIGRPNVGKSSLINAFLGHERVIVSDIAGTTRDAIDTEYSFDGQDYVMIDTAGMRKKGKVYETTEKYSVLRALKAIERSDVVLVVINAEEGIQEQDKKIAGYAHEGGKAVIIVVNKWDAIEKNDKTMNEMTKSIREHFQFLDYAPIVFVSAKTKQRVHAILPIINKVSENHSLRVQSSVLNEVIEDSVARNPAPTDKGKRLRIYYATQVAIKPPTFVVFVNEPELMHFSYERFLENRIRESFDFEGTPIRIITRART, encoded by the coding sequence ATGACAAAACCAGTAGTAGCAATCGTTGGTAGGCCAAATGTCGGCAAATCAACCATATTTAATCGAATTGTAGGAGAGCGTGTATCTATTGTGGAAGATATTCCAGGTGTTACACGTGATCGTATATATAGCTCGGCAGATTGGTTAACACATGAGTTTAACATTATTGACACAGGTGGTATTGAGCTTAGTGATGAACCATTCTTAGAGCAGATTAAACAACAAGCAGAAATTGCAATGGACGAAGCTGACGTAATTGTTTTCTTAACAAATGGGCGAGAAGGTGTAACTTCAGCTGACGAATATGTTGCAAAAATTTTATACAAAACGAAAAAGCCTGTAGTTTTAGCGGTGAATAAAATCGACAATCCTGATATGCGTGAAATGATCTATGACTTTTATGCATTAGGTATGGGCGAACCATATCCGATCTCTGGATCACATGGACTTGGACTTGGGGATTTGTTAGATGAAGTTGCGAAAAATTTCCCTGATTTGGAGGACCAAGAGTACGGTGAGGATGTTATTAAATTCTCATTAATCGGAAGACCTAATGTAGGGAAGTCATCATTAATCAATGCATTTTTAGGACATGAACGTGTAATCGTAAGTGATATAGCTGGTACTACGAGAGATGCTATAGACACCGAGTACTCCTTTGATGGACAAGATTATGTCATGATCGACACAGCAGGAATGCGAAAAAAAGGTAAAGTTTACGAAACAACGGAGAAATACAGTGTGCTACGTGCTCTAAAGGCGATAGAACGCTCAGATGTTGTCTTAGTTGTTATAAATGCAGAAGAAGGTATTCAGGAGCAGGATAAAAAAATTGCTGGATATGCACATGAGGGCGGAAAAGCGGTTATTATCGTAGTCAATAAATGGGATGCAATTGAGAAAAATGATAAAACGATGAATGAAATGACAAAATCTATTCGTGAACATTTTCAATTCTTAGACTATGCACCAATAGTATTTGTATCAGCGAAAACAAAACAACGTGTGCATGCAATTTTACCTATTATTAATAAAGTAAGTGAAAATCATTCACTTCGTGTACAATCTTCTGTATTGAATGAAGTGATTGAGGATTCTGTAGCTCGTAATCCTGCCCCTACTGATAAAGGCAAAAGATTGCGTATTTACTATGCAACGCAAGTGGCTATTAAGCCACCGACATTTGTTGTGTTTGTAAATGAACCTGAGTTAATGCACTTCTCATACGAGCGATTTTTAGAAAATCGTATTAGAGAATCATTTGATTTTGAGGGAACTCCTATCCGAATCATTACTCGTGCAAGAACTTGA
- the rpsA gene encoding 30S ribosomal protein S1, with product MSEEMNLVDSHEFKEGDLVKATIAQVDEKSAIVTIEGAPFDGIVPISELSSLHIEKASDAVSIGEELELMITKVEEANFVLSKRKVDAEKAWDQLEKQFQSGEVIETEVKEVVKGGLVVDLGVRGFIPASLIEDHFVESFEDYKGKVLTFKIVELEKEKNRLILSHKAVVEDEKAVSKQKTLENIHSGDIISGTVQRIASFGAFVDIGGVDGLVHISQISHDHLDNVADVLKEGQEVKVKVLSVDRDSERISLSIKDTLPGPWTEIEDKASKGSVLTGTVRRIVSYGAFVEVFPGVEGLVHISQIAHKHVTSPHEVLKEGEEVEVKVLDVNSKDKRLSLSIKELIENENDYNLDDYQLPEESKGFSISDVLGDKLKDFTNKN from the coding sequence ATGTCAGAAGAAATGAACTTAGTTGACTCACATGAGTTTAAAGAGGGAGATCTAGTAAAAGCGACGATTGCGCAAGTAGACGAGAAGTCAGCAATCGTAACAATCGAAGGTGCACCTTTTGATGGAATAGTTCCAATCAGTGAACTATCGAGCTTGCATATTGAAAAAGCATCCGACGCCGTTTCCATCGGTGAAGAATTAGAGTTAATGATTACAAAAGTAGAAGAAGCAAATTTTGTCCTTTCCAAGCGCAAAGTAGATGCAGAAAAAGCTTGGGATCAGCTTGAAAAACAATTTCAATCAGGTGAAGTGATTGAAACAGAAGTAAAAGAAGTAGTAAAAGGCGGTTTAGTCGTTGATTTAGGTGTGAGAGGGTTTATCCCGGCATCTTTAATCGAGGATCATTTCGTAGAGTCGTTTGAGGATTATAAAGGTAAAGTGTTAACCTTTAAAATTGTGGAATTAGAGAAGGAAAAAAATAGGCTTATTCTTTCTCATAAAGCAGTTGTTGAAGATGAAAAAGCTGTAAGTAAACAGAAAACGCTTGAAAATATTCATAGCGGAGATATAATTTCGGGAACTGTTCAGCGAATTGCATCTTTCGGTGCTTTTGTTGATATTGGCGGTGTGGATGGTCTTGTTCATATCTCTCAAATATCTCATGATCATTTAGACAATGTTGCGGATGTATTAAAAGAAGGACAAGAAGTAAAAGTAAAAGTATTATCAGTAGATCGAGATTCAGAAAGAATTTCTTTATCTATTAAAGATACTTTACCAGGACCTTGGACAGAAATTGAAGATAAAGCATCTAAAGGTTCTGTATTAACGGGTACGGTGAGACGCATCGTTTCATATGGTGCGTTTGTAGAAGTATTCCCTGGTGTCGAGGGTCTAGTTCATATTTCTCAAATTGCGCATAAGCATGTTACTTCTCCTCATGAAGTGCTAAAAGAGGGCGAAGAAGTGGAAGTGAAAGTTCTTGATGTTAATAGTAAGGACAAACGTTTATCTTTAAGCATTAAAGAACTTATTGAAAATGAGAACGACTACAACTTAGACGACTATCAATTACCAGAAGAGTCGAAAGGATTTTCTATAAGTGATGTATTAGGCGATAAACTAAAGGATTTTACGAATAAAAACTAG
- a CDS encoding lysophospholipid acyltransferase family protein: MNLYSFAKTVVYAALKPIYRFEVIGIEKFPKEGGILLCANHIDALDPPVVGINAPRPVNFMAKEELFNIPILKNILPGVNAFPVKRGMSDRDALRMAIKLLKNGEVVGLFPEGTRSKDGKLGKGFSGAGFFALRGDANVVPCAIIGPYKPFRKLKIVFGDMIDIQPYRERKASADEVTEVIMESIGVLLEQHKKTK; encoded by the coding sequence ATGAATCTATATTCCTTTGCGAAGACAGTTGTTTATGCTGCTTTAAAACCTATATACCGATTTGAAGTAATCGGAATAGAAAAGTTCCCAAAAGAGGGAGGAATTCTATTATGTGCAAATCATATTGATGCTTTAGATCCACCAGTAGTGGGTATTAATGCACCAAGACCAGTAAATTTTATGGCGAAGGAAGAATTATTTAATATTCCAATCTTGAAAAATATTCTTCCTGGAGTAAATGCTTTTCCAGTAAAAAGAGGGATGAGTGATAGAGATGCCTTGCGTATGGCTATTAAACTCTTAAAGAATGGAGAAGTAGTAGGTCTTTTTCCAGAAGGGACAAGAAGTAAAGATGGAAAGCTAGGAAAAGGTTTTAGTGGGGCAGGTTTTTTTGCGCTAAGAGGAGATGCAAATGTAGTTCCTTGTGCGATTATCGGTCCCTATAAACCATTTAGAAAGTTAAAAATTGTATTCGGAGATATGATAGATATTCAACCTTATAGAGAGCGGAAAGCTTCTGCTGATGAAGTGACTGAAGTTATAATGGAGAGTATTGGGGTACTACTAGAGCAACATAAAAAAACGAAATAA
- the cmk gene encoding (d)CMP kinase, with protein sequence MTKQIQIAIDGPAAAGKSTIAKKTAELLGYTYVDTGAMYRAITYKAIQSNIDLQDEDKLTSLLKQTSIELKPSPKGQQVFLDNQEVTEEIRSKEVTASVSVVAAHAELRKEMVRRQVEMGKNGSVVMDGRDIGTSVLTDAELKIFMSASVEERAKRRFSENNKRGIESSLEELMNDIELRDKLDSEREASPLVQAEDAIFIDTTSLTIEEVSEKIMKLAKERMA encoded by the coding sequence ATGACAAAACAAATACAAATAGCAATAGATGGTCCTGCAGCGGCAGGGAAAAGTACTATTGCTAAAAAGACTGCAGAATTACTTGGATATACATATGTAGATACAGGAGCCATGTATCGTGCAATAACGTATAAAGCCATTCAATCAAACATAGATTTGCAAGATGAAGATAAATTAACTAGCTTACTTAAACAAACATCGATTGAGTTAAAGCCTTCTCCTAAAGGACAGCAAGTATTTCTAGATAATCAAGAGGTAACAGAGGAGATTCGCTCAAAAGAAGTAACAGCATCCGTTTCTGTAGTTGCAGCACATGCCGAATTACGTAAAGAAATGGTGCGTAGACAGGTAGAGATGGGGAAAAACGGAAGTGTGGTAATGGATGGTAGAGATATTGGTACATCCGTATTAACTGATGCTGAGTTAAAAATTTTCATGTCTGCAAGTGTAGAAGAACGTGCAAAAAGAAGGTTTAGTGAGAATAATAAAAGAGGTATTGAGTCCAGTCTAGAAGAACTTATGAATGATATAGAACTTCGAGACAAGCTGGATAGTGAGCGAGAAGCTTCACCTTTAGTACAAGCAGAGGATGCAATTTTTATAGACACTACCTCACTTACAATTGAAGAAGTATCTGAGAAAATTATGAAACTTGCAAAAGAAAGGATGGCTTAA
- a CDS encoding flagellar brake protein yields MEIKLGTNLILEPTFTDKAEKYRCKVVDLDEQFIYVDYPIDTNTNRTAFFIDGAQLRASYVEESKSAFAFQTEVLGKRNGQIPMIKLLYPGDSEIIKIQRRDFVRVTTALDISIQFEDEKYQFVTDDLSAGGTAVILNREVRFKEGDEISLLIPLAFNNGDIKYVTTTAAVVRIWERGQQHIASLQFTDTDDLDKQQIVRFCFERQLSLRKREMS; encoded by the coding sequence ATGGAAATTAAACTTGGGACTAATTTAATACTAGAGCCTACGTTTACAGACAAAGCAGAGAAATATCGATGTAAAGTGGTTGACTTAGATGAACAATTTATATATGTTGACTATCCGATAGATACAAATACGAATAGAACCGCTTTTTTCATTGATGGTGCTCAACTTCGTGCTTCTTATGTAGAGGAATCTAAATCCGCGTTTGCTTTTCAAACAGAAGTATTGGGTAAGAGAAATGGGCAAATACCGATGATAAAGCTTCTTTATCCAGGTGACTCGGAAATAATAAAAATTCAAAGAAGAGATTTTGTTCGAGTTACTACTGCTTTAGATATCTCCATACAATTTGAAGATGAAAAATACCAATTTGTTACGGATGATCTTAGTGCAGGAGGAACAGCTGTTATACTGAATCGGGAAGTTAGGTTTAAAGAAGGGGACGAAATTTCTTTACTTATTCCTCTTGCTTTTAATAATGGTGACATTAAATATGTTACTACAACTGCAGCAGTTGTTCGAATATGGGAAAGAGGGCAGCAACATATAGCCTCTCTTCAATTTACTGATACAGATGACTTAGATAAACAGCAAATAGTTCGCTTTTGTTTTGAGCGCCAATTATCATTAAGAAAAAGAGAAATGAGCTGA
- a CDS encoding PepSY1/2 domain-containing protein: MKKYIWIIASVAVIFLVYHFSVQAKNNRLENALAIQYSNQLTSASEKLVKLSDSIDQTLLFQDKEALEQPLDDVWRLSSDVRASISALPIDSETSTAWMNYLNRIGNGASLVKEGKVPIEDWQKNMSNARDNLRSLSEQWAFTNREDGSKDYIVNSFVNNKVNKSSEKNWKSLGNSVKTYTESDFPMTASETDQQKKKDLKHIEDSEVTAEQMKQKFIKLFPEFKDATIHITESSKDAPYPFYHIQFHKGIRIGYADFTKKGGHLLSYLMERPFDQTAISVEQLKEKASTYMKAFDYADTEMVEYRENNIAWHLSFARKDSENDALIYADGIQLKVAKDNGELLGLNAMEYIQKEKIAPQEVKPLNYKEMFSSDFSVEEERLAYVENKELQQRLAFEVLTKNDSIGTYRIYIDTENHEILHSEKLP, encoded by the coding sequence ATGAAAAAGTATATATGGATAATTGCATCTGTCGCTGTCATATTCCTTGTCTATCATTTTTCAGTTCAAGCAAAGAATAACCGGTTAGAAAATGCGCTGGCTATTCAGTATTCCAATCAATTAACATCTGCTTCAGAAAAATTAGTAAAACTAAGTGACTCAATTGATCAAACTCTATTATTTCAAGATAAAGAAGCACTAGAACAACCATTGGACGATGTATGGAGGCTATCTTCTGATGTTCGTGCATCAATTTCAGCATTACCAATCGATAGTGAGACTTCTACTGCATGGATGAATTATTTAAATCGTATCGGAAATGGTGCTTCACTCGTAAAAGAGGGAAAAGTACCAATTGAAGATTGGCAAAAAAATATGTCAAATGCACGTGACAATTTACGTTCGCTTTCTGAACAATGGGCTTTTACAAACAGAGAGGACGGATCGAAAGATTATATAGTCAATTCGTTTGTGAATAATAAAGTAAATAAAAGTAGTGAAAAGAATTGGAAGTCACTTGGAAATTCAGTGAAAACCTACACGGAAAGTGATTTTCCAATGACGGCTAGTGAGACGGATCAACAGAAAAAGAAGGATCTTAAACATATAGAGGATTCAGAAGTTACTGCTGAACAAATGAAACAAAAATTTATTAAGTTATTCCCAGAATTTAAAGATGCTACAATTCATATTACGGAGAGTTCCAAAGATGCACCATATCCTTTTTACCATATTCAGTTCCATAAGGGAATTCGTATTGGATATGCTGACTTCACTAAAAAGGGTGGTCATTTATTATCTTACTTAATGGAGAGACCATTTGATCAAACAGCAATATCCGTTGAACAATTAAAAGAAAAAGCTTCAACCTATATGAAAGCTTTTGACTATGCGGATACCGAAATGGTGGAGTACCGTGAGAACAATATAGCTTGGCATTTATCATTTGCTAGAAAGGATTCGGAGAATGACGCATTAATTTATGCAGATGGAATTCAACTAAAGGTTGCAAAAGATAATGGTGAATTACTTGGGTTAAACGCAATGGAATATATTCAAAAAGAAAAAATTGCTCCTCAAGAAGTGAAGCCACTGAACTATAAAGAGATGTTCTCAAGTGATTTTTCAGTGGAAGAGGAACGTTTAGCTTATGTTGAAAATAAAGAATTACAACAAAGACTAGCTTTTGAAGTTTTAACAAAAAATGATTCTATTGGCACATATAGAATTTATATCGATACAGAAAATCATGAGATATTGCACTCAGAAAAACTCCCTTAA
- the sleB gene encoding spore cortex-lytic enzyme: protein MSLVFISGSYAFIQQEQSTQAFSTQVLERGAFGDDVIELQARLQYIGFYTSQIDGKFGYSTYWALRNFQEKYGLPIDGILGEGTKKKLVNASKYDKQYVHGQLNKGNSFTYYGGTDLDKQVKNKKAESTNMQLPPKYSEKELKLIANAVYGEARGEPYEGQVAVAAVILNRVEHPDFPNTVSEVIFQPLAFTAVADGQIWLEPNERAKEAVLDALNGWDPTENAIYYFNPDTATSEWIWSRPQIKKIGQHIFCS, encoded by the coding sequence ATTAGCTTGGTCTTTATTTCTGGAAGCTATGCATTTATACAACAGGAACAATCAACTCAGGCATTTTCCACCCAGGTATTAGAACGGGGTGCCTTTGGTGACGATGTAATTGAATTACAAGCAAGACTTCAATACATTGGGTTTTATACAAGTCAAATAGACGGTAAATTTGGCTATAGCACGTATTGGGCATTAAGAAATTTTCAAGAGAAATATGGACTTCCTATTGATGGGATTCTAGGGGAAGGCACTAAAAAGAAACTAGTAAATGCATCTAAGTACGATAAACAATATGTGCATGGTCAACTTAATAAAGGCAACAGTTTTACCTATTATGGTGGAACGGACCTAGATAAGCAGGTAAAAAACAAAAAAGCAGAAAGCACGAATATGCAGCTTCCCCCAAAATACTCTGAAAAAGAGTTAAAGTTAATTGCGAATGCCGTTTATGGAGAAGCAAGGGGAGAGCCATACGAAGGGCAAGTTGCGGTTGCAGCAGTTATATTAAACCGAGTGGAGCATCCAGATTTTCCAAATACAGTATCAGAAGTAATTTTTCAGCCACTAGCCTTTACTGCAGTTGCTGATGGTCAAATTTGGCTAGAGCCAAACGAACGAGCAAAAGAAGCAGTTTTAGACGCATTAAATGGTTGGGATCCTACAGAAAATGCTATCTATTACTTTAACCCTGATACAGCTACAAGTGAGTGGATTTGGTCAAGACCTCAAATTAAAAAAATCGGACAGCATATTTTTTGTTCATAA